TGTCGCCGGATGGGGAGGAAAAAGCGGAAATTGCGAACGCGCAGGTGCTCTTCGACACCGGCGGCTGGTTAACGAGCTGGTGCGTGATAGCGGACGGGATTGTTGCAGTCGCCGAAGATGGCATGATCCGACCGTGACGATCACGGTGGATCGCGCCCTCCTCGCCCACCGGTGGCTCACCGGGATCTCGCAGGATCATCTCGGCGAACTCGTCAACGAGTCGGCAGCCCCCTGGCAGGCGCGTGTTGAAGGGCGCCGCAACGAGGCGCGAGGCGGCGCAGGACAACGGGCGGCCGGAGCGGGAGCCGCGCCTTCGTTTCGGGCAAGAAGAAGCAGAACACCATGGAGGCCACCGTCATCGCCGACGAGCGCGGGCGCACGTTGTGGACCGATGCCCTGCGCCCCGGGCGGATGCACGGCGCCACCGCGGCCCGCCTCACGGGCATCGCCGCCTGCTTTTGCCACTTCCTACAGGTGGAGGTGTTGCTCGACGACGGCTACCTCGGGCTGCGGCGCGACCACCCGACCAGGCGATCACACCACCGCGCAAACCCAACAAGGGGGTTGTCGTCGACGACACCGGCCTCTTCAACGACCGGCTCCGCGAGTGGGAGGACTACTACGACTACGATCGCCCCCCCCACGGCGCACTCAGTGGGCAGACTCCTACGAACACCTCAAGCAGAAACCCCGGCCCCGGGTGCAGCCCGACTCCGGCAGATGCACACTTAGTCGCCGCAGGCTATCGTGCGCTATGGCCTCGCCGAATAGGCTTCCAGCAACAGATCGCCCCTCTGAGTGCGGGCGATGCTCACTGAGCGCCCCCGCCGGTGGCGGTGAATCAGCCCGGCCTTGGCGAGCTGCGCGCAGTGATGGGTCGCGGTGGGCGGGCTGCAAGCGAGCAGGGCGGGAACGGCGCTCATTGGAAGTTCGCGGTCCAGGCAGCGCAGCAGGTGGGCACGGATCGGTGTGAGCAGCGCGTCGAGCTCGGCGCACGAGCGCGCGTGCTCGGCCTCCTCGCACGGCCCGTCCAGTGGATAGCCGAACCACAGGACATCGGGGCGGTCGAGATTGCAGGGCGCCGACCGCGGCCGTCCGACCATGGGAGTCAGCACGATCCAGCGGCCATCCGCGCTCAACTGGACCGGATCGGAGTCCGGGAATTGCAGGCTCATGCCACGCAGCCGACCGCGAGGGTGAGCGGCGGCCAGAGCGACGTCGATCCCGCCGCGGGCCACGGCAGTCCCGATTCGCTGGGCCTCGCGTTCGCGCTGGCCGGTGCTGCGCCTCCAGGTGCCTTCCAGGTAGGTGCCGATGTGGTCGAAGGCGAAGGTCACCTCTTCGACCCAGCGGCGCGGATTCCGCCACACCGGCAGCCAATGTGCGGGCACCCCCGTGTCGGCGAAGGTGCGTTCGAGGTCGCTGCGCACGTCGTCGCGGCTCAGAGAGCGGAGCCGGTCCAACTCCTCGGCCAGCGGGCTATCGCGCGTGGGGATACCGGGGGTGAGGCAGTCGGGAGAGAGTGAGTGGCCTCGGGCCACGATCGGCAGAAGCGCACGCTTGGACGCCACAGGCAGCGAGTCCACCATCACCGCCGCGGGCGAGCGCGCAGCTGTCCCGCGCACGGCGCATATGCCGTCGCAGGCCAGGGCGAACACGCTGGCGTAGAGGTTGAAGGTGACACCGACGCGGATCGTTGCGATGCTTGCGAAGTCCACGCGGGTGCACGACTGGCTGGATTTCACTCGGACCACCCTTCTGGCGCTACTCGTCGGCTGCGGCGTCGGGCCGCGCCGCCGTTCCCCGCGGCCGAAGGGCGCTCGACTCAAGGCGACCGCCACGGAGCCCGCCCGGCCGCTGCGCGCATAGCGAGCCCTTCCTCCCCGTAACCATTCTATAATTCTCGGTTGCAATGCGGCTGTGAACCGCTTGAATCCAGCGCTCTTTCAATGAATCCAGCGGTCGCCGCCTTGCTGTGTCGGCGAATGGACGCTTGATAGCGCGGGACCGGTGGGTCGAGTCCCCAGATCTCCAGATGTCCGGGATCGGCCTATCCGGTCACCGGGTTTTACGTGTCGGCGCCCCAGAACGGGTACGAGCCGGTGGCGTCGCCCGCGGCGCACCACGCGACCGAGGTGTGACCGGTGCTGACCCAGTTGCCGTAGTGGGTATGGGAATAACCTCTGGGGCGGCCGTCGTAGCAGGAGACCTCCGCGCGAAACCTCTCGTGGGGCGTGTTGCCCTGGCAGGTGACAGCGTGACCAACATGCCCCGTGCTGCCGGTGCGCTTCCGCCTCCACCGCTGCCCGCCGGTTCCCTGCGTGCCCGGCGCAAAGTTCATGCCAGTGACCGGACGTCGGTCGCCGACCAGTGCATCAAGCTCGGTCCGCGCCACGCCGGAAAGCTTGTCACCGTCGTTGTCGAGGACATCCACCTCCGGGTCCTTCACGGGGAAGAAGAGATCGCGGTCCGACCCCGCAAGGACCCCGGCCCCCTCACCCGGCTCCACGTCCGAGCTATGGGCACCCGGGAGAAGCGTCAAGCGTCTCCCGACGGCAAACCGCCAAGGAACTCCTGAGACCCCACATTGGCAGCAACGGGATCTCTTTGGTGCACAGCCTGGTGCCGCACAATCTCGGCGGTTTCGGTTAATTGCCCATAATGCGGTCACCGCAGCGCTGGGGCTTCTCCCTCTGCGGAGGGTTGCCAGGCGGCCGAAGATGATGAACACGGTGACGGCGGACAGTTCGATATTCCTCTAATTGTGGTGACCAGTGCGCCGGCTTCGCTCTACCTTTAGCCCCAATGGCCATGTACCTGAAACCAGTTTTGAAGGTGATCTGAAAGTTACAGGTGATGTGCCGGCCACATCGGGTGCCGGAGACCGGCATCCGCGACCGCATTCGTCCAAGGAGACAGAGATGCGACTTCACCCGAAAGCCACTGCAATACCGGCCGTAGCCATGCTCGCAGGGCTGGCCGCGGCCGTGCCAACCGCGGCCTACGCGTCGGAGCCGGTTGCCGCCCAAGGCGTTGGGACCGCGAACGCTGCACAGGCGATCGCCGACTGCGCACCGATGGCCGGTACTCCTTACCGCGTCGGTACCACGGTCAAGGCGGACGTGACCAGCTACGGATGCAGCAACGGATGGACCTTCTCAGCCACCTTGCAAAGCTCGCGCTGGGACGGCTGGAACCCCGACGACACTGTCAACTGGTACGGCAGCACGCACCGCGTCCTCAACGACTACAACTGCAGCGGCGAA
This sequence is a window from Spinactinospora alkalitolerans. Protein-coding genes within it:
- a CDS encoding ArsR/SmtB family transcription factor, with product MKSSQSCTRVDFASIATIRVGVTFNLYASVFALACDGICAVRGTAARSPAAVMVDSLPVASKRALLPIVARGHSLSPDCLTPGIPTRDSPLAEELDRLRSLSRDDVRSDLERTFADTGVPAHWLPVWRNPRRWVEEVTFAFDHIGTYLEGTWRRSTGQREREAQRIGTAVARGGIDVALAAAHPRGRLRGMSLQFPDSDPVQLSADGRWIVLTPMVGRPRSAPCNLDRPDVLWFGYPLDGPCEEAEHARSCAELDALLTPIRAHLLRCLDRELPMSAVPALLACSPPTATHHCAQLAKAGLIHRHRRGRSVSIARTQRGDLLLEAYSARP